CGCGCCGTCGACACGTCGATGGGCATGACACCGCTCGAGGGACTGGTGATGGGCACCCGCAGCGGAGACCTGGATCCCGGTGTGATCCTGCACCTGAACCGGAACGCCGGCATGAAGGGCGACGAACTCGACGACCTGCTCAACCGGCACTCCGGTCTGAAGGGGCTGTGCGGCGAGAACGACTTCCGGGCACTGCGGCAGATGGTCGCCGACGGGGACCCCGCGGCCAAGCTCGCGTACGACGTCTACGTGCACCGGTTGCGTCGGTACATCGGGGCGTACCTCGTGGAGTTGGGCGGCGTGGACGTCATCACCTTCACCGGCGGCGTCGGCGAACACGATGTGGACGTGCGCCGTGATGCCCTTGCCGGACTGGGCCGCCTCGGTATTGTGGTGGACGACACGCGCAACGCGTCGACGGAGACCGGCGAGCGGCGGATCAGCGCCGACGACTCCGCGGTGGAAGTCCTCGTGGTGCCCACCAACGAGGAGCTCGCCATAGCACGTAAGGCGATCGCTCTGGTCTGATTCGGGAAGAAGTGTCACTCGGCGCGGGGGATCGGGACCTTAGGCCCTCGCCGCGGAGCCCTCGGAAGTCCGACTATTCCGGGTATGGTTGCCAACCCCGAGATCGATCTCGCTCCACCCCGAACGCTGACAGCGTCCCGGCCGGCTCCCTCCGGTCGCGGACGCAAGGGCTCGTTCATCTACAAGATGATCACGACCACCGACCCCAAGGTGCTCGGGATCATGTACCTGGTCACCGCGTTCGCGTTCTTCCTCATCGGCGGCCTCATGGCGCTGCTGATGCGGAGCGAGTTGGCGATCCCGGGTCTGCAGTTCCTGTCGAACGAGCAGTTCAACCAGCTGTTCACGATGCACGGCACGATCATGCTGCTGCTGTACGCGACCCCGGTCGTGTTCGGCTTCGCGAACTACATCGTCCCGCTGCAGATCGGCGCGCCGGATGTCAGCTTCCCGCGGCTCAACTCGCTGAGCTACTGGTTCTACCTCTTCGGTGGTCTGATCGCGATGGCCGGCTTCATCACCCCCGGTGGTGCCGCCGACTTCGGGTGGACCGCCTACGTGCCGTTGTCGAATGCGGTGCACACACCGGGCGTCGGCGCCGACCTGTGGATCATCGGATTGGCGCTCGGCGGTGTCGGCACCATCCTCGGCGGCGTCAACTTCATCACCACCATCGTGTGCCTGCGTGCCCCCGGCATGACGATGTTCCGCATGCCGATCTTCACGTGGAACATCCTGATCACGTCGCTGCTGATCCTGCTGGTGTTCCCGCTGCTGGCTGCCGCCCTGATCGGTCTGTGGGTGGACCGACACCTCGGTGCGCACCTTTTCGACCCCGCGACCGGCGGAGTCATGTTGTGGCAGCACCTGTTCTGGTTCTTCGGTCATCCCGAGGTGTACGTGATCGCGTTGCCGTTCTTCGGCATCGTCTCGGAGATCTTCCCGGTCTTCTCGCGTAAGCCGATCTTCGGTTACAGCGGCCTGGTCTACGCCACCATGGGCATCGCGGCCCTGTCGATCGCCGTGTGGGCGCACCACATGTACGCCACGGGTGCGGTTCTGCTGCCGTTCTTCTCGTTCATGACGTTCCTCATCGCGGTCCCGACCGGCGTGAAGTTCTTCAACTGGATCGGCACCATGTGGCGCGGACAGTTGACGTTCGAGTCGCCGATGCTGTTCGCGGTCGGCTTCCTGGTGACCTTCCTCTTCGGTGGCCTTTCCGGCGTGCTGCTGGCGAGCCCGCCGCTCGACTTCCACGTCACCGACACGTATTTCGTCGTCGCGCACTTCCACTACGTCCTCTTCGGCACCATCGTGTTCGCCACCTACGCGGGCATCTACTTCTGGTTCCCGAAGATGACCGGCCGCATGATGGACGAGCGCCTCGCGAAGTGGCACTTCTGGACCACGCTCATCGGCTTCCACACCACGTTCCTCGTCCAGCACTGGCTGGGTGCGTCGGGCATGCCGCGCCGCTACGCCGACTACCTTCCCACCGACGGGTTCACCACGCTCAACACGATCTCCACGGTCGGCTCATTCATCCTGGGCGCCTCGACGCTGCCGTTCCTGTGGAACGTCTTCAAGAGCTACCGCTACGGCCCGATCGTGACCGTCGACGACCCGTGGGGCTACGGCAACTCGCTCGAGTGGGCCACCAGCTGCCCGCCGCCGCGGCACAACTTCACCGAGCTGCCCCGGATCCGTTCGGAGCGACCGGCCTTCGAGTTGCACTACCCGCACATGGTCGACCGCATGCGGGCCGAGGCGCACGTGGGCCTCGGACACCGCGACGACAAGGCCGTCGAACTGAAGCAGGAAACGACGGTCTGACGATGGACGACGGCAGGCGGTACCGCGACTGGATGGCCCACGCCCCGGGCGTGGACCTCCGCCCCGAGCCGGGACGGATGTTGGCGCCGCTGCTCACCGTGGCGCTGACGTTGGCGACCCCGTTGGTGCTCCCGATCCCGGTGGCGGCCGTGCTGGTCCTCGCGGCGCTCGCATGGGTCGGAGCACGAATCCAGGAGTCCGGCAGCGGGAGTCGTCGCGGTGCCGCGCTCAGAACAGGCTGCGAGGACGCACCGCGTTCGCGAGGTCCACGAGCGTGTAGCGGTGGGTCGCGGTAGGCGCGCCGCGCGCCATCGCTCGTAACGCGGATTCGGTGCCCGCACGCAGGCCGCGCTCGGTGAAGGGGACACCGAGCAGCGGCTCGTGTGCCGTGGTGGGGGTGTGCCCGGCGAGGAGCCACTGCAGTGCCGTGCCGAGAACCACCGTCCGCATCTGCGGGGCGCGGATCTCGGTGCGGGGCAGTGCTTCCACTCGCCGGGCACACTCGCGCAGCGTCGCCTCACTGATGTTGCCGATCGGCCGCACCGACAGGTACGTCAGGACCGCCGTCATGCGGGCGGCGCCGTAGCTGCGCGAGCCGGCCGGGACCTGGTCCAGCGCGCCGACGGCGCCGTGGACATCGCCGTCCGACGCGAGTCGTCGGGCCAGGCCGAACGCGGCGCTCACGATGTTCCGGTCCATCCGCCACACCGTCCGGTAGAACGCGAGCGCCGGCAGACGCCATCGGTCGATGCCGGGTTCGGTGCTGTGTTCGAGTAGCAGTTCGGCGGCGGCGGCCATCGCCAGCTGCGGGGAGACCTCGCCCGGCAGCGCGGTGTGGACGTTGTCGAACGCCATGTAGGCGGAAGCCAATTCGTTGAGGATCAGTGCGGCGATGCCCCGGTACCATTCGATTCGCCAGTCGTTCGGATGGGCGGCCGCCAAGGGGCGCAGCAACCGACGCGCACGGTCCGCGTCACCGAGATCGAGGTGCGCCCGAACCTCGGCGAGAAGCAGCTCCGGGGATTCCGGGGTGTCCCGGTCGAGGCTCTCGCGGGCCCGGTCGAGGACGTCGAGCGTCAGCCGGGGATCGCTGTGCGCGGCCGCGTTCACCACGGGCGCTCCGGGATCGTCGGGATCGACCAGCGGCACCGCGAGGGCCTGCGCCACCTTCCGCGGGTTGAGGGTCCGGTCGCGCTCGATGCCGTCGGCGAAAACGTCTGTCTGCTCGACGAACTCGTCGGAGCCGAACACTGCGCGCTGGCGGGTGAAGACCGTCGACAGGATCGGATGTTCCTCGTCGGACTGGAGCGAGACTATCTCGCGCAGCACCCCGGTGAGCTGTCCCGACATCTCGGTGGCGGAGCGGAAGCGCCGCTCGGGGTCGGAAGCTGTGGCCCGCAGCAGCAGCCGACGGAAGGAGTCGTATCGGGCGAGCAGCGGCGCCTTCGCCGGTGTCGGCAGCCCGTCGGCGTAGCGGCCGTTCGTGGTCGGCAGGTCGAGGGTGAGCACCGCGAGAGTTCTTCCGACGGTGTAGATGTCGGACGCGACGGTCGGTCCGGTCTCGGTGATCTCGGGCGCCTGGAACCCCGGGGTGCCGTACAGGTAGCCGTAGCTCTCGAGCGGCGCCACGGCCCCCAGGTCGATCAGCTT
This genomic stretch from Prescottella soli harbors:
- the ctaD gene encoding aa3-type cytochrome oxidase subunit I — protein: MVANPEIDLAPPRTLTASRPAPSGRGRKGSFIYKMITTTDPKVLGIMYLVTAFAFFLIGGLMALLMRSELAIPGLQFLSNEQFNQLFTMHGTIMLLLYATPVVFGFANYIVPLQIGAPDVSFPRLNSLSYWFYLFGGLIAMAGFITPGGAADFGWTAYVPLSNAVHTPGVGADLWIIGLALGGVGTILGGVNFITTIVCLRAPGMTMFRMPIFTWNILITSLLILLVFPLLAAALIGLWVDRHLGAHLFDPATGGVMLWQHLFWFFGHPEVYVIALPFFGIVSEIFPVFSRKPIFGYSGLVYATMGIAALSIAVWAHHMYATGAVLLPFFSFMTFLIAVPTGVKFFNWIGTMWRGQLTFESPMLFAVGFLVTFLFGGLSGVLLASPPLDFHVTDTYFVVAHFHYVLFGTIVFATYAGIYFWFPKMTGRMMDERLAKWHFWTTLIGFHTTFLVQHWLGASGMPRRYADYLPTDGFTTLNTISTVGSFILGASTLPFLWNVFKSYRYGPIVTVDDPWGYGNSLEWATSCPPPRHNFTELPRIRSERPAFELHYPHMVDRMRAEAHVGLGHRDDKAVELKQETTV
- a CDS encoding serine/threonine-protein kinase — translated: MTGKDADEHGTGETGDLSSTRAATPVDDPMATAAQEVVPTTGRRARTQRTRTRRVLGGGLVEVPPVPVQQPQSVILSDPRVPERKRFCWKCNNPVGRSTKDGPGATSGICPHCGSRFEFSPLLSPGMVIAGQYEVQGCIAHGGLGWIYLAIDRNVDNRWVVLKGLLQLGDAEAHAVAAAERQFLAEVRHPSIVEIYNFVEYQEEGSPPAGYLVMEYVGGSSLRDILAACKRPERLPVEQAIAYILEILPALEYLHSMGLAYNDLKPDNIMVTDVQLKLIDLGAVAPLESYGYLYGTPGFQAPEITETGPTVASDIYTVGRTLAVLTLDLPTTNGRYADGLPTPAKAPLLARYDSFRRLLLRATASDPERRFRSATEMSGQLTGVLREIVSLQSDEEHPILSTVFTRQRAVFGSDEFVEQTDVFADGIERDRTLNPRKVAQALAVPLVDPDDPGAPVVNAAAHSDPRLTLDVLDRARESLDRDTPESPELLLAEVRAHLDLGDADRARRLLRPLAAAHPNDWRIEWYRGIAALILNELASAYMAFDNVHTALPGEVSPQLAMAAAAELLLEHSTEPGIDRWRLPALAFYRTVWRMDRNIVSAAFGLARRLASDGDVHGAVGALDQVPAGSRSYGAARMTAVLTYLSVRPIGNISEATLRECARRVEALPRTEIRAPQMRTVVLGTALQWLLAGHTPTTAHEPLLGVPFTERGLRAGTESALRAMARGAPTATHRYTLVDLANAVRPRSLF